From one Culex quinquefasciatus strain JHB chromosome 3, VPISU_Cqui_1.0_pri_paternal, whole genome shotgun sequence genomic stretch:
- the LOC6045943 gene encoding MIT domain-containing protein 1, with product MAQMAITLLTRAIEYDINGRKLESLKLYEDGIEALLKESKAEVDPKRKQHFQSKILEYMARAEQVKEQITRWRSRGEIRDKIHVVEGATGYSYGRVFGKYMTDEVKEIMIEEPYVREHHQLCNVVMFCELAVSSCKALKFVKLMTVREKKNNDEQARALQILKDSVKKQGVEFFVEYSEHMHDRQVILSNGYIVKIGRGLNYFKPPSSKYSLGAFNYQYRECRETNIDVFYCPENNKM from the exons ATGGCACAAATGGCTATAACATTGCTCACCCGAGCAATCGAATATGACATCAATGGACGAAAGCTGGAATCGCTCAAGCTGTACGAGGATGGCATCGAGGCACTGCTCAAGGAATCTAAAG CCGAGGTCGACCCCAAGCGGAAGCAGCACTTCCAAAGCAAAATCCTCGAGTACATGGCCCGCGCGGAACAGGTCAAGGAGCAAATCACCCGGTGGCGAAGTCGGGGTGAAATCCGCGACAAGATCCACGTCGTTGAGGGTGCCACCGGGTACAGCTATGGGCGCGTGTTTGGCAAGTACATGACCGACGAGGTGAAGGAAATTATGATCGAAGAACCGTACGTCCGGGAGCATCACCAGCTGTGCAACGTGGTCATGTTCTGCGAGCTGGCCGTGAGTAGCTGTAAGGCGTTGAAGTTCGTCAAGCTGATGACGGTGAGGGAAAAGAAAAACAACGACGAACAGGCGAGAGCGTTGCAGATACTGAAGGACAGCGTCAAGAAGCAGGGTGTGGAATTCTTTGTGGAGTACTCGGAGCACATGCATGATAGGCAAGTTat ATTAAGTAATGGTTATATTGTTAAAATTGGACGAGGGTTGAACTACTTCAAGCCACCTTCTAGCAAATACAGTCTCGGAGCGTTCAATTACCAATATAGGGAATGTAGAGAAACAAATATCGATGTTTTTTACTGtccagaaaataataaaatgtga
- the LOC6045942 gene encoding spermine oxidase — translation MQSDAKPVPVRISEYLSLSRIAHRSAHACYFAPKIVSPKLNRPCVMSPKILIVGTGAAGIAAATRLYEAGFRNLILLEAERRIGGRIHTVPMGANVMDFGAQWVHSDTDNVVYDMAAKYNLVETETHRENELCVKSNGEEVPVGKSNHVLDVLNSCHEEEEKLSKYSKSLGDFYDEFFQEALRTRKFGDLDDTTCRQLYEFFQKYHTTYNAVDTLYEVSAPGLLEFTDHQDEYLINWKGRGFKTILDIMMKRLPEQKTAPIPLEDFILFNKRVTNISYPSDADYPVRVTCSDDSCYVVDHVIITVSLGVLKENIHSLFTPKLPLIKTNAIEGLYIGTIDKMILEFEKPFWPANWNGFGMLWNSEDLAELRNSNQNWLESVCGFFVPAYQPNLLVGWIYGKDARTMELLPEREVQDALVHLLRKFLVKFTIPQPKSFTRTTWYSNRNFRGSYTSRSVQSDLMDAKAADLAQPLVNSLGKPVVLFAGEATHPEYFSTVQGAVGSGWREADRLIGLYRDKEVMIRYSKL, via the exons ATGCAATCAGACGCAAAGCCGGTTCCCGTTCGTATCAGCGAATATCTCAGTCTATCGCGAATAGCTCACCGAAGCGCACACGCGTGCTACTTCGCGCCTAAAATTGTCTCTCCGAAACTCAACCGTCCGTGCGTCATGTCGCCGAAAATACTCATCGTCGGCACCGGTGCGGCCGGCATCGCCGCCGCCACTCGGCTGTACGAGGCCGGCTTTCGGAATCTGATCCTGCTGGAAGCCGAGCGCCGAATCGGTGGCCGAATTCATACCGTCCCGATGGGGGCAAACGTGATGGACTTTGGTGCGCAGTG GGTGCACTCCGATACGGATAACGTCGTGTACGATATGGCGGCCAAGTACAACCTGGTGGAGACTGAAACGCACCGTGAGAACGAACTCTGCGTCAAATCTAATGGAGAAGAGGTTCCGGTAGGGAAGTCGAACCACGTCCTGGATGTTCTGAACAGTTGTCATGAGGAAGAGGAAAAGTTGAGTAAATACTCCAAATCGTTGGGAGACTTCTACGATGAGTT CTTTCAGGAAGCTCTTCGAACACGCAAATTTGGCGACCTAGACGACACAACCTGTCGCCAACTGTACGAGTTCTTCCAAAAGTACCACACCACCTACAACGCAGTCGATACCCTGTACGAGGTTTCTGCGCCCGGACTGCTCGAGTTCACCGACCATCAAGATGAGTATCTTATCAACTGGAAGGGTCGCGGCTTCAAAACAATTCTGGACATTATGATG AAACGGTTACCCGAGCAGAAGACGGCTCCAATCCCGCTGGAGGACTTCATCCTGTTCAACAAGCGAGTTACCAACATCAGCTACCCAAGCGATGCGGACTATCCGGTTCGAGTGACCTGTTCCGATGATAGCTGTTACGTGGTGGACCATGTCATCATCACCGTTTCTCTCGGAGTTCTGAAAGAAAACATTCACTCACTGTTCACTCCGAAGCTCCCGCTGATCAAGACGAATGCCATCGAGGGACTCTACATTGGTACCATCGACAAGATGATCCTGGAGTTCGAGAAACCCTTCTGGCCGGCCAACTGGAACGGATTTGGAATGCTCTGGAATAGCGAAGATCTCGCCGAACTGCGCAACTCCAACCAAAACTGGTTGGAAAGTGTTTGCGGCTTCTTCGTCCCAGCATACCAGCCGAACCTGCTGGTCGGCTGGATCTACGGAAAGGACGCTCGAACGATGGAACTGCTTCCGGAACGGGAAGTCCAGGACGCCCTCGTACACCTCCTACGAAAGTTCCTCGTAAAATTCACCATCCCCCAGCCAAAGTCCTTCACGCGAACCACCTGGTACTCGAACCGCAACTTCCGGGGTTCGTACACGAGCCGCTCCGTTCAGTCGGACCTGATGGACGCCAAGGCGGCCGATTTGGCACAGCCACTGGTGAACTCGCTGGGCAAGCCGGTGGTACTGTTTGCCGGGGAGGCTACCCATCCGGAGTACTTTTCTACGGTGCAGGGAGCGGTCGGAAGTGGATGGCGCGAGGCGGATCGGCTCATTGGGTTGTACAGGGATAAGGAGGTGATGATTCGGTACAGCAAGTTGTAG
- the LOC6045941 gene encoding dopamine N-acetyltransferase: MVNSDRIVLRVARADEVDLVRQTLRTIYYPEEAITISYVHGVEPTEDDERFSLSFVPQGTVVLAEDLDAGGKVVGVSVAGPIQPGDPELMVQEAATTETKKWSDILKLLALLEQTADVCGKFRLEKAYHVHILAVDPTYRGHALGKKVLKFQMDLAEQLGFGAISGDFTSVYSARIAEQLGMECISQFDMEGYRDEQGAQLFKPRDVHKVIKTCVKVF, from the coding sequence ATGGTGAACAGTGACCGTATCGTGCTGCGCGTAGCTCGTGCCGACGAGGTGGACCTGGTCCGGCAAACGCTCCGCACCATCTACTACCCGGAAGAGGCCATCACGATATCGTACGTGCACGGAGTGGAGCCCACGGAGGATGACGAACGGTTCTCGTTGTCGTTTGTGCCGCAGGGAACGGTAGTGCTGGCGGAAGATCTGGACGCCGGTGGGAAGGTAGTCGGGGTTTCAGTTGCGGGGCCGATTCAACCGGGCGATCCGGAACTGATGGTTCAGGAAGCCGCTACGACGGAGACGAAGAAGTGGTCCGACATCTTGAAGTTGCTGGCACTGCTGGAACAGACGGCGGATGTTTGCGGGAAGTTTCGGCTGGAAAAGGCTTATCATGTGCACATTTTGGCCGTGGATCCGACCTATCGGGGACATGCGTTGGGGAAGAAGGTGTTGAAGTTCCAGATGGATTTGGCTGAGCAGTTGGGGTTTGGAGCAATTAGTGGAGACTTCACCAGCGTGTATTCCGCTAGGATAGCGGAACAGCTGGGCATGGAGTGCATTAGTCAGTTCGATATGGAAGGTTATCGCGACGAGCAAGGCGCCCAGCTGTTCAAGCCACGGGACGTCCACAAAGTGATAAAGACCTGCGTGAAGGTGTTCTGA
- the LOC6045940 gene encoding dopamine N-acetyltransferase — MARSINVEYSVAKSEDYDSVRDFVVKHYYADEPLNTSYVYGSEPAEDDVDFSLSFLFQSMAVKATDEGRLVGVSIGSPVYPEYLADLLKAAEVAKTRKWRDNLLLLAHLQRLANVLERFRVDRCYDIEILAVHPDYRGHSIGRRLFEEQFRQGRSLGYPLASADCSSYYSARIAERVGMECVAKLAYADYRDESGVQLFRPKEPHLEVQTFAKVL; from the coding sequence ATGGCAAGGTCGATCAACGTCGAGTACAGTGTAGCCAAGTCGGAGGACTATGACTCCGTACGGGATTTTGTCGTGAAGCATTACTACGCGGATGAGCCGCTCAACACTTCGTACGTTTACGGCTCGGAACCAGCCGAAGATGACGTCGACTTTTCGCTGTCGTTCCTGTTCCAGAGCATGGCCGTGAAGGCCACGGATGAGGGACGCTTGGTTGGTGTTTCCATCGGAAGTCCCGTGTATCCGGAATACTTAGCGGACTTGCTCAAAGCAGCTGAAGTGGCGAAAACTCGCAAATGGCGCGATAACCTGCTACTGCTGGCACATCTGCAACGCTTGGCGAACGTTCTGGAGCGGTTCAGGGTGGACCGCTGCTACGACATTGAGATCCTTGCCGTGCATCCGGACTACCGAGGGCACTCGATTGGGCGGAGGCTGTTCGAGGAGCAGTTTAGGCAGGGAAGAAGCCTAGGATATCCGCTGGCATCGGCTGACTGTTCGAGCTACTACTCAGCACGGATTGCTGAACGGGTTGGAATGGAGTGCGTTGCGAAGTTAGCCTACGCGGACTACCGGGATGAGTCCGGTGTGCAGCTGTTTCGACCCAAGGAGCCGCATCTGGAGGTACAAACGTTCGCGAAGGTGCTCTAA
- the LOC6045939 gene encoding dopamine N-acetyltransferase, giving the protein MTDDVSFAPVAPADYAEARAFIVKYFYAFEPMNRAYIGQKEASDADVEFTVKYLERGLGVKAVDRDGKIVGLSLGYIGHENDAEVMRQEAERNGGDRKWRDILEFLAYVQDGADVLGKFGIDVAYEVQLVAVHSDYRGRSIGKKLVERQILKAKECGFRGVYVDCSNVFTARIMEGLGFECIHEIAFADYRTTEGLTIFQPEDEVHTMMRSFFKMI; this is encoded by the coding sequence ATGACCGACGACGTCTCGTTCGCACCGGTGGCGCCGGCGGATTACGCCGAAGCTCGCGCGTTTATTGTGAAATACTTTTACGCCTTCGAACCGATGAATCGGGCCTACATCGGCCAGAAGGAAGCATCCGACGCGGATGTGGAGTTTACGGTGAAGTACCTGGAACGCGGACTGGGCGTGAAGGCGGTCGATCGTGACGGGAAGATCGTTGGGCTATCGCTGGGTTACATCGGGCACGAGAATGATGCAGAAGTGATGCGACAGGAGGCGGAGCGGAACGGCGGGGATCGGAAGTGGAGGGATATTCTGGAGTTCTTGGCCTACGTGCAGGACGGGGCTGATGTTTTAGGGAAATTTGGGATTGATGTGGCATACGAGGTTCAGCTGGTTGCTGTGCATTCGGATTATCGAGGACGATCGATTGGGAAGAAGCTGGTGGAGCGGCAGATCTTGAAAGCGAAGGAGTGTGGCTTTCGAGGGGTTTATGTCGATTGTTCCAACGTGTTTACGGCGCGGATTATGGAGGGATtagggtttgagtgtattcacGAGATAGCTTTTGCAGACTACCGAACTACGGAGGGTTTGACGATATTCCAACCGGAAGATGAGGTTCACACGATGATGAGGTCATTCTTCAAAATGATTTAA
- the LOC119769961 gene encoding probable beta-glucosidase btgE, whose product MKSTLVLLALALATTIVRAQTTADPALTTVDPAATTADPTATTAAPVVTTVDPASTTVAATTVDPALTTVDPTATTAAPAVTTAAPVVTTVDPAATTVAPAVTTAAPAVTTAAPAVTTAAPAATTVAPAVSTVAPKSPTITRTMRPRKHSSEKKRSSKELRFGGRKSFEKVSKERLQGRKAYEKASKERSGKRG is encoded by the exons ATGAAATCTACTTTGGTCCTTCTGGCTTTGGCTCTAGCCACCACCATCGTTCGGGCTCAGACTACCGCCGATCCAGCTTTGACCACAGTTGATCCCGCTGCCACCACTGCTGATCCTACAGCTACCACGGCTGCCCCTGTTGTCACCACAGTTGACCCAGCTAGTACCACAGTCGCTGCTACCACTGTTGATCCTGCTCTTACCACAGTTGATCCTACAGCAACTACTGCCGCTCCTGCAGTAACCACGGCTGCCCCTGTGGTTACCACAGTTGATCCTGCAGCTACCACCGTTGCTC CAGCTGTCACCACTGCTGCTCCCGCTGTCACCACTGCTGCTCCCGCTGTCACCACTGCCGCACCCGCCGCTACCACAGTTGCACCTGCTGTAAGCACAGTCGCTCCGAAGTCCCCCACCATCACCAGAACCATGCGTCCCCGTAAGCACTCGTCTGAGAAGAAGCGCTCGTCCAAGGAGCTGCGCTTCGGCGGACGTAAGTCCTTCGAGAAGGTATCGAAGGAGCGTCTCCAGGGACGCAAGGCGTACGAGAAGGCATCCAAGGAGCGTTCCGGCAAGCGGGGTTAA